TTCTGATAAACTTATCGTGATGGCTTTTTTGAAAGGATGAAATATATGACCCCGAATCGTGAAGACTACCTAAAATTAATCTTTGAATTAGGCGGCGATGAAACAAAAATCAACAACAAACAAATCGTTTCAGGTCTGGATGTTTCTGCAGCATCTGTTAGCGAGATGATTTCAAAATTGGTAAAAGAACAGCTAGTCGAACATTCACCATACCAAGGTGTTCAGCTTACAGAATCAGGACTGAAAAAAGCCAGCACATTGATTCGCAAGCATCGATTGTGGGAAGTGTTTTTAGTTGAACATTTGAATTATTCCTGGAATGAAGTTCATGACGATGCAGAAGTTCTGGAGCATGTGACTTCCCAAACATTGGCCAATCGCTTATCTGAGTATTTAAATAAGCCAAAATTTTGTCCTCATGGCGGAGTAATCCCGGAAGATGATCAGCCAGTTCATGAAGAAAAGCGTCAAACATTGATCGATTATCCCGTTGGAACAACGATCCGTATTGCACGTGTATTAGATGAAAAAGAATTGCTAGACTATTTAGTCTCGATCGATCTAAACATCCATGAAGAATATCAAATAGATGAAATTGCAGCGTATGAAGGACCTATCAGCATCAGCAATAAACAAAAACGATTGGCGGTCAGTTACAAGGCTGCGAGTACGATTTTTGTTGATCCAATAAATGAAAGCGGGGAATTGAAATGAATGAAAAAATAGCATTGTTCACAATTTTTGGCGGTACTGGCGATTTAGCAAAACGGAAATTATATCCTTCTTTATTCAGATTGTACCGTAAAGGAAACTTAGCCGAGCATTTTGCTGTGATCGGTACAGCAAGAAGAGAATGGACGGATGAACACTACCGTGAAATCGTTCGTGAAACGATCAAAGATCTAAACCCTACGGCAGAAGAAGCACAAGCTTTTTCAAGCCATTTTTACTACCAGTCCCATAATGTGAACGATTCAGAGCACTATGATACATTAAAAAAATTGTCAGATACGTTAAATGAAAAATATGATTTGGGTGGCAACCACATTTATTATCTGGCTATGGCACCTCAATTCTTCGGCACGATCGTTCAACACTTAAAATCCCAAGAAATCTTAACTGAAAAGGGCTTTGATCGTTTGATCATTGAAAAACCCTTTGGCTCTGATTACGAGTCTGCTTATCAGCTTAATGAAGAAATCCGTGCAGTGTTCCCTGAAAAAGATATTTTTAGAATCGATCACTATTTAGGAAAAGAAATGATCCAGAATATTTCTGCGATCCGTTTTGCTAATAATATTTTTGAATCTCAATGGAATAACCGCTACATCGATAATGTACAAATCACTTTTGCTGAAGGTCTTGGCGTTGAAGATCGCGGCGGCTATTACGATCATAGCGGAGCACTGAAAGATATGGTACAAAACCATATTTTACAAGTCGTTGCTTTATTAGCGATGGAACCGCCTGTTGCCTTTTCAGAAGCTGAAATCAGATCAGAAAAGGTTAAAGCTTTACAAGCCATTCGTCTCTATTCTGAAAAAGAAGCATTGGAGAACTTTGTTCGCGGTCAATATGGTGCTGGTAAGCTTGAAGATCAAGACTTCGTCAGCTATCGTGATGAACCGAATGTCGATGAAAACTCTCAAACAGAAACCTTTGTCGCAGGTAAGTTTTTGATCGACAACTTCCGTTGGTCAGGCGTTCCATTTTATATCCGCACAGGAAAACGTCTAACTGAAAAAGGCACACGTATCAATATCGTCTTTAAACAAGTTCCGATCAATGTCTTTAAAGATGACGTTGACCATTGCGGAGAAAAAACAGATTTACCGCCAAATGTTTTAACGATTTATATTCAGCCGACAGAAGGATTCTCTCTGACATTGAATGGCAAAGAAATCGGTCAAGGATTCTCTACGACTCCTGTCAAGCTAGACTATCGTCATAGCGCGGAAACAACAGGAAACAGCCCTGAAGCATACGAAAAACTACTGTTAGATAGTTTAAATGGTGACGGCACAAACTTCTCTCATTGGGATGAAGTGGCTCAATCTTGGCGGATCGTTGATATCATACGTCAGGCTTGGGATAAAACATCGGTTGATTTCCCTAATTACGCAGCAGGTTCAATGGGGCCGGATGCCGCCTTTGAATTACTTGCTCGTGATCATTTTTCTTGGGAATGGCAGCCGGATAACTGGTACCGTGAACGAGGCAAACTTTAATATTTATGGAGGAATAAATGAATAAACTAACGATTAAAATCCCACTTTTTTGTACAGCTGCTCTTTTGACTCTCGGATTGACTACTCTTTCCTATGCCGAAGAAAACACAACTATCAGCAGCTCAGATACTGAAACAACAACAAGTAGTGTGCTTTCATCCGTTCAAAATCCAACGGACGAAAGCACAACGACTACAATTGAGAAAGAAACACCGTCAAGTACAGCTGCGTCTGAATCAACAGAAAAAAGTACAGAAACAGAAGCAGTAAATAGCTCTCTTTACTTTGATGACTACTATCTTCCATCAAATCGGTCAGACTTGAATCCTACGATCCAAAGTCGCAGTATCATGCCTGCTCTTTCAATGGATGTGGTCAATGCTGGAGAAGCCAATCGACCAAGCTCACACTTTATCGATATTTCTTCTCATAACGGTTCGATCTCAGTAGCAAACTTTCAAAAGATGAAGAACTATGGAATCAAAGGTGTTGTAGTTAAGCTAACTGAAAGTACTAGCTACGTTAATCCTTATGCGCAAGAGCAAATCAATAACGCAACGGCTGCTGGTTTGAAAGTTTCTGCTTATCATTACGCCCATTATACGTCCAGCGCGATTGCTTCTAGTGAAGCAAATTATTTCGCTTCGTTAGCGAATACCTTTAAATTACCTAAGTCGACTGTCATGGTCATCGACATCGAGGAAGGGAAAATGCTGAATGGTTCGTTAACACCAAATACAACTAGCTTTGTAAATGTTTTAAAGGCCAACGGTTTTTCAAATATCATGTATTATATGAACCGAACTTACGCAACAAGCGGACATTTTTCTGTAAGTACCTTTGGTGCAAAAAATATGTGGGTTGCTCAATATCCTTATACGCCAACTGCTGGTATGAACTGGAACAATGAATTTTCTTCATGGCAGTGGTCTTCTCAATATTATATTCCGGGGATCGCCCATCCTTTTGATATTTCAATGGATTACACGGGGTATCTGGAAAATGGTGCACAAGGAAAATGGCTGAGTGCAAATCAATACGTAACAGTCACTAAGAAGAATTACTCTATTTGGTCAAACTTCAACTTTAATTCTGCTTTGACAAATACCACGAATGTTTTCAATAAGACCTACAAGGTTACCGGAAAATACCAGCATATGAACGGTAGTACTTACTATTCTCTTTATGACAACAATGGAAACTGGAAGGGTTATGTCAATGCCGAAGCAACAACAAAAGCGAATGGCGCTCAAGGTCTGTGGTTAAGTGAAAATAAATACGTAACACTAACCAAAAAATCGCAAACAATTTGGGGCGACATCAACACCTTCTCTAGTAAGAAGAGCAACACAACTGATCTTTATCAAAAAACATACAAAGTTTCTGGAAAATATAACCATGCGAATGGCGCTGTTTATTATTCTTTATATGACAATAATAACAAATGGATCGGCTATATCAATGCGGATTTTGCAAGCTCTGCATCAGGACCTCAAGGGACTTGGTTAAGTGAGAATAAGTATGTTACACTCACTACAAAAGGTCAAACAATCTGGGGGGATATCAACACATTCTCCAGTAAAAAAGGCAACACAACTGATCTTTACCAAAAAACATACAAAGTCACTGGAAAATACAATCATATTGCAGGAGCCGTCTACTATTCTTTATATGATAATGACAACAAGTGGGTCGGTTATATCAATGCCAATGGACCTACTGTCGCTACAGGGCCTCAAGGGACTTGGCTAAGTAATAACGACTATGTAACGATCACAAAAAAAGGGACAACTCTTTGGGGGGATATCAATAATTTCTCAAGTAAAAAAGGAAATACAACTGATATTTACCAACAAACGTTCCACGCCAAAGGAAAATACAATCATATTGCTAACGTTACCTACTACTCTCTTTATGATAACAACGGAAAATGGATCGGCTATCTAAATTCAAGTGCAGCAACTGTTGCACCAGGTTCTCAAGGGATTTGGATCAAAAATGACGAACAAGTAAAAATCAATAAGAAAGACTATACGATTTGGTCTGATATTGATAAATTTTCTACTAAAAAGGGAAATACCACCGAGATCTACGGTAAAACCTATCATGCAAAAGGGATTTACTATCACTTCTCTGGTGCTGCTTACTACTCTCTTTACGATAACACTAGTGGAAAATGGATCGGCTATTTAAATACAAACGCAACGCTCGTTACTAAGTAAACTAAAAAGGGAACTAAAACGAAATATCATCGTTTTAGTTCCCTTTTTAAGAATCATCTGTAGAAAATAGCTAGCTATTTCCACAGATGATTTAATTCGTTTTTTATTCTTCAAATCCTTCTGCCACTGCTTCAGGATAATTTTCTTCCACAATCGTTGCACAACGACCACATAAATGAGGTAGTTTTTCATCTAAGCCTACATCTGTACGAACGGCACGACAACGATCACAAGTCTCACCTTCTGCTTTTTCCACAAGAATCGACATATCTTCGAATTTCTCAACACCATCCGGTACTGCTGCAGCTTTATCCGCTACTTCAAAATCAGATACGATCAATAATTGAGCAATATCAGCATCTACAGCCGTTAATAACTCACGGATTTGTTCATTAGGATAGACCGTCACTTTAGCCTCTAATGATTTACCGATCAGTTTAGAGTTACGTGCTTCTTCCAATGCTTTTAAGACATTATCTCTAAAGTCCATGAATGCTGCCCACAAATCTAATAGCTCTTGCTGATTTGCAAATGTTTCGTAACCAGGAAACTCAGCTAGCTGAACATAATCCTCCTCTTCCTTCAGGAAGCTCCAGATTTCTTCTGATGTATGCGGAATGATCGGTGTTAATAGTTTTGTTAGTGAAACAGCGATCTGATAAAATACAGTCTGCATGCAACGACGTTGGTAATCATTTTCTGCTTCGATATAAACAACATCCTTCGCAAAATCTAAATAGAAGGCAGATAAATCTACTGTTAAGAAATTCATCACAGAACGATAGATTTGCATGAAGTTATATTTTTCATAGCCTTTTTCACGAATTTCTTCGATCACTTGATTTAGGCGAACAACCATATATTTATCCACAGAACGTAACTCTTCATAAGCAACCGTATGCTCTGTAGGCTCAAAATCGCTTGTATTGGCTAATAAGAAACGCATAGTGTTACGAATTTTACGGTACACTTCTGATACTTGATTCAAAATGTCCATCGATACACGAACATCCGCTTCGTAATCCACACTACTTACCCACAGACGCAGAATATCTGCTCCCATTTGTTTGATCACTTTATCCGGTAAGATCGTATTCCCTAGTGACTTGCTCATCTTCCGTCCTTCACCATCTAAAGTAAAGCCTTGTGATAACACAGCTTTATATGGCGCCACACCGTTGATCGCTACACTTGTCGTAATACTTGAGTTAAACCAGCCACGGTATTGGTCAGAACCTTCTAAATACATATCTGCCGGGAATGTCAATTCTGGGCGTTGACGTAAAAC
This sequence is a window from Enterococcus wangshanyuanii. Protein-coding genes within it:
- a CDS encoding metal-dependent transcriptional regulator codes for the protein MTPNREDYLKLIFELGGDETKINNKQIVSGLDVSAASVSEMISKLVKEQLVEHSPYQGVQLTESGLKKASTLIRKHRLWEVFLVEHLNYSWNEVHDDAEVLEHVTSQTLANRLSEYLNKPKFCPHGGVIPEDDQPVHEEKRQTLIDYPVGTTIRIARVLDEKELLDYLVSIDLNIHEEYQIDEIAAYEGPISISNKQKRLAVSYKAASTIFVDPINESGELK
- the zwf gene encoding glucose-6-phosphate dehydrogenase, encoding MNEKIALFTIFGGTGDLAKRKLYPSLFRLYRKGNLAEHFAVIGTARREWTDEHYREIVRETIKDLNPTAEEAQAFSSHFYYQSHNVNDSEHYDTLKKLSDTLNEKYDLGGNHIYYLAMAPQFFGTIVQHLKSQEILTEKGFDRLIIEKPFGSDYESAYQLNEEIRAVFPEKDIFRIDHYLGKEMIQNISAIRFANNIFESQWNNRYIDNVQITFAEGLGVEDRGGYYDHSGALKDMVQNHILQVVALLAMEPPVAFSEAEIRSEKVKALQAIRLYSEKEALENFVRGQYGAGKLEDQDFVSYRDEPNVDENSQTETFVAGKFLIDNFRWSGVPFYIRTGKRLTEKGTRINIVFKQVPINVFKDDVDHCGEKTDLPPNVLTIYIQPTEGFSLTLNGKEIGQGFSTTPVKLDYRHSAETTGNSPEAYEKLLLDSLNGDGTNFSHWDEVAQSWRIVDIIRQAWDKTSVDFPNYAAGSMGPDAAFELLARDHFSWEWQPDNWYRERGKL
- a CDS encoding GH25 family lysozyme; protein product: MNKLTIKIPLFCTAALLTLGLTTLSYAEENTTISSSDTETTTSSVLSSVQNPTDESTTTTIEKETPSSTAASESTEKSTETEAVNSSLYFDDYYLPSNRSDLNPTIQSRSIMPALSMDVVNAGEANRPSSHFIDISSHNGSISVANFQKMKNYGIKGVVVKLTESTSYVNPYAQEQINNATAAGLKVSAYHYAHYTSSAIASSEANYFASLANTFKLPKSTVMVIDIEEGKMLNGSLTPNTTSFVNVLKANGFSNIMYYMNRTYATSGHFSVSTFGAKNMWVAQYPYTPTAGMNWNNEFSSWQWSSQYYIPGIAHPFDISMDYTGYLENGAQGKWLSANQYVTVTKKNYSIWSNFNFNSALTNTTNVFNKTYKVTGKYQHMNGSTYYSLYDNNGNWKGYVNAEATTKANGAQGLWLSENKYVTLTKKSQTIWGDINTFSSKKSNTTDLYQKTYKVSGKYNHANGAVYYSLYDNNNKWIGYINADFASSASGPQGTWLSENKYVTLTTKGQTIWGDINTFSSKKGNTTDLYQKTYKVTGKYNHIAGAVYYSLYDNDNKWVGYINANGPTVATGPQGTWLSNNDYVTITKKGTTLWGDINNFSSKKGNTTDIYQQTFHAKGKYNHIANVTYYSLYDNNGKWIGYLNSSAATVAPGSQGIWIKNDEQVKINKKDYTIWSDIDKFSTKKGNTTEIYGKTYHAKGIYYHFSGAAYYSLYDNTSGKWIGYLNTNATLVTK